The Aureimonas mangrovi genome includes a region encoding these proteins:
- a CDS encoding PLP-dependent aminotransferase family protein, protein MEERPRGRVTRVDEIVEAVKADIAGGVYALGDRLAPVRAAALSYGVSKNTMAEAYDRLVSEGFLRAVGGSGYYAARSGRDLWSAPPPHFVEATDAVSLLREQLDPHFDVRPGDGRPPPSWMETSELRRHFSAFRGGGDVDFGYGSTEGFAPLRDRLRQMLAERMIAVEPGGLLLTHGANHALDLVIRHFLEPGDTVFVDEPGYYPLFAKLTLAKVRMVGIRRGADGPDLEDLFAKLPRHRPKLFFTQSQAQNPTGTSLTPAVAFALLQASESWGFRIVEDDAFGDIVPPGMPRLAALGRLDRVVYVGSFSKTLSASLRTGYIAAHPSLLASLRDIKMVTGVATSDFVERFVLGLIEGGHYLRHLRRLRTRLAKEWAATLAGLDQLELPARQTGSGPNGLGYYLWLALPPSTDEAELCRRGAARGIFIAPGSVFYPDREESHPPAIRINVAYGADPRFIAFLSEALGVSKS, encoded by the coding sequence TTGGAGGAAAGGCCTCGGGGAAGGGTCACCCGCGTCGACGAGATCGTGGAGGCGGTGAAGGCCGATATCGCCGGCGGTGTCTACGCCCTGGGTGACCGGCTGGCGCCGGTGCGCGCCGCCGCCCTCAGCTACGGCGTCTCGAAGAACACGATGGCGGAAGCCTACGATCGTCTCGTCTCGGAGGGCTTCCTGCGGGCCGTCGGCGGCTCGGGCTATTACGCCGCGCGCAGCGGGCGCGACCTGTGGTCCGCGCCGCCTCCGCATTTCGTCGAGGCGACGGATGCCGTCTCGCTTCTGCGCGAGCAACTCGACCCGCATTTCGACGTCCGCCCCGGCGATGGACGACCGCCGCCATCCTGGATGGAGACGTCGGAGCTGCGTCGGCATTTCTCGGCCTTTCGCGGCGGCGGCGACGTTGATTTCGGCTATGGCAGCACGGAGGGTTTCGCGCCGCTGCGCGACCGCCTGCGCCAGATGCTGGCCGAGCGCATGATCGCGGTGGAGCCGGGCGGGCTTCTGCTCACGCACGGCGCCAACCACGCGCTGGATCTCGTCATCCGCCATTTCCTGGAGCCCGGCGACACCGTGTTCGTCGACGAACCGGGCTATTATCCGCTCTTCGCCAAGCTGACGCTCGCCAAGGTTCGGATGGTCGGCATCCGGCGCGGGGCGGACGGCCCCGACCTGGAAGACCTTTTCGCCAAGCTGCCGCGCCATCGACCGAAGCTCTTCTTCACCCAGTCGCAGGCCCAAAATCCGACCGGCACCTCGTTGACGCCGGCTGTCGCCTTTGCTCTCCTGCAAGCTTCGGAAAGCTGGGGCTTCCGGATCGTCGAAGACGACGCCTTCGGCGATATCGTGCCGCCCGGCATGCCCCGGCTGGCCGCGCTTGGACGGCTGGACCGGGTCGTCTATGTCGGCTCCTTCTCCAAGACGCTGTCGGCGAGCCTTCGCACCGGATATATCGCGGCCCATCCTTCGCTGCTCGCCTCGCTGCGCGACATCAAGATGGTGACGGGCGTCGCCACTTCCGATTTCGTGGAGCGTTTCGTGCTCGGGCTGATCGAGGGCGGCCACTATCTGCGGCATCTGCGCCGGCTGCGCACGAGGCTGGCGAAGGAATGGGCGGCGACGCTCGCGGGTCTCGATCAACTCGAACTCCCGGCGAGACAAACGGGCAGCGGGCCGAACGGCCTCGGCTACTATCTCTGGCTCGCGCTACCGCCGTCGACAGACGAGGCGGAGCTGTGCCGACGAGGCGCGGCGCGCGGCATCTTCATCGCGCCGGGCTCGGTCTTCTATCCGGACCGGGAGGAGAGCCATCCGCCGGCCATCCGCATCAATGTCGCCTACGGCGCGGACCCACGCTTCATCGCCTTTCTGAGCGAGGCTCTGGGCGTTTCAAAATCCTGA
- a CDS encoding hydroxymethylglutaryl-CoA reductase, degradative, translated as MSNISGREAGVDSRITGMRDMTPEERLAAVAKAASLGPEDARTLSDPTSLSIERANGMIENVVGGFQLPLGIATNFTVNGRDYVVPMAVEEPSVVAAASYMARIARGNGGFATSSTAPVMRAQIQILGLGDPHGARLALLKAREEIIETANSRDAVLVGLGGGCRDIEIHVFPQTRRGAMIVLHLLVDVRDAMGANTVNTMAEAVAPVAERLTGGQVRLRILSNLADLRIARASVRIPEAALATKDFSGRRMIDGILDAYEMAAIDPYRAATHNKGIMNGIDPVVVATGNDWRAIEAGAHAYAARSGRYTSLSTWEEDGEGNLVGTLEMPMALGLVGGATKTHPAAQAALKVLGVGSAQELAEVTVAVGLAQNMAALRALATEGIQRGHMALHARNIAILAGASGPEVDKVARELAAAHDVRTDRAREILAQIRG; from the coding sequence ATGAGCAACATCAGCGGCCGCGAGGCCGGCGTCGATTCGCGCATCACGGGCATGCGGGACATGACGCCCGAGGAGCGGCTGGCAGCGGTTGCAAAGGCAGCAAGCCTCGGTCCCGAAGACGCCCGCACCCTCTCCGACCCGACAAGCCTTTCGATCGAGCGTGCCAACGGCATGATCGAGAACGTCGTGGGCGGCTTTCAGCTGCCGCTCGGCATCGCCACCAATTTCACCGTCAACGGCCGCGACTATGTCGTTCCAATGGCCGTCGAGGAGCCTTCGGTCGTTGCCGCGGCGTCCTACATGGCCCGCATCGCGCGTGGCAATGGCGGCTTCGCGACCTCGAGCACCGCGCCCGTCATGCGCGCACAGATCCAGATCCTCGGCCTCGGCGATCCGCATGGTGCGCGCCTTGCTCTCCTCAAGGCGCGCGAGGAGATCATCGAAACCGCCAACAGCCGCGACGCTGTCCTCGTTGGGCTAGGCGGCGGCTGCCGCGACATCGAAATCCATGTCTTCCCGCAGACGCGTCGTGGGGCCATGATCGTCCTGCATCTCCTCGTCGACGTGCGCGACGCGATGGGCGCGAACACGGTCAACACCATGGCCGAGGCCGTGGCGCCGGTCGCAGAGCGTCTGACCGGTGGGCAGGTGCGCCTTCGCATCCTGTCGAACCTCGCGGATCTTCGCATCGCCCGGGCGAGCGTGCGGATCCCCGAAGCGGCGCTCGCGACCAAGGACTTCTCGGGCCGGCGCATGATCGACGGCATCCTCGACGCCTACGAGATGGCGGCGATCGACCCTTACCGAGCCGCCACCCACAACAAAGGCATCATGAACGGCATCGACCCCGTCGTCGTCGCCACCGGCAACGACTGGCGCGCCATCGAAGCCGGCGCCCATGCCTACGCCGCGCGAAGCGGACGCTACACTTCGCTCTCGACCTGGGAGGAGGACGGCGAGGGCAATCTCGTCGGAACGCTCGAGATGCCAATGGCGCTCGGCCTTGTCGGCGGCGCGACGAAGACCCATCCGGCCGCGCAGGCCGCGCTGAAGGTGCTCGGCGTCGGTTCCGCGCAGGAGCTTGCCGAGGTGACCGTAGCCGTGGGCCTCGCGCAGAACATGGCCGCCCTGCGCGCGCTGGCGACGGAAGGCATCCAGCGCGGCCACATGGCGCTTCACGCCCGCAACATCGCGATCCTCGCGGGAGCGAGCGGCCCGGAGGTGGACAAGGTGGCCCGCGAGCTCGCTGCGGCCCACGATGTGCGCACCGATCGCGCCCGCGAGATCCTGGCTCAGATCAGGGGCTGA
- a CDS encoding tripartite tricarboxylate transporter permease gives MDDLYYQIAVAVGMGVLGAVIFSLIGLVSGTDETATIAPVTLVVVLLGVPPVGIFTFWMAAAVSKHLTHAVPTALLGIPGDTLAIPLMPQATALRNLGIPHIALRKMISGGLISAFIAVPLSVGFALILAPFASAITSSAPWLFLVAALLIAYFSAGRWASVAALVPFVLLIVALRAFTAGYDTPLTISYFLGIAVGPLIAALFSALSPLERANIKVDGPRIFSLAPDVKSWSGYLPNPFRVLDGTQLRWTAAAATVTSATFVFSPVAMTVIMGEAVGARIKHAYHRLTTVLSVRNGVTESTYIAEAMIPLIAFGLPLSPVAAGPAAPLFNAPPRFTVDTASGQVENLHTLMTPWEFLGYGLLAVALAGLIAYPFAMNYARNAAAFVARRISHEAIIATFVGLVLVIGGWEGGMLGVLVIVTVGLVGGLLYRIIGFNTGVQFMGFYAAILTVPALLGLF, from the coding sequence ATGGACGACCTCTATTATCAGATCGCGGTCGCGGTCGGCATGGGTGTCCTCGGCGCCGTCATCTTCTCGCTGATCGGCCTTGTCTCGGGCACCGACGAGACCGCGACGATCGCACCCGTGACCCTCGTCGTCGTCCTTCTCGGCGTTCCGCCTGTGGGCATCTTCACCTTCTGGATGGCGGCCGCCGTCTCCAAGCATCTCACGCACGCCGTACCGACCGCGCTCCTCGGCATTCCCGGTGACACCCTGGCCATTCCGCTGATGCCGCAGGCGACGGCCCTCAGAAACCTCGGCATCCCGCACATCGCCCTGCGCAAGATGATTTCCGGCGGCTTGATCTCGGCGTTCATCGCAGTGCCGCTGTCGGTCGGCTTCGCGCTGATCCTGGCGCCTTTCGCAAGCGCAATCACCAGTTCCGCGCCCTGGCTCTTCCTCGTCGCTGCGTTGCTGATCGCCTACTTCTCGGCCGGGCGCTGGGCTTCGGTTGCCGCACTGGTGCCTTTCGTGCTCCTGATCGTGGCTTTGCGCGCCTTCACAGCGGGCTACGATACGCCGCTGACGATCAGTTACTTCCTGGGAATCGCGGTCGGCCCCCTGATCGCGGCGCTCTTCTCGGCGCTGTCACCGCTCGAGCGGGCCAACATCAAGGTGGACGGCCCGCGCATTTTCTCGCTCGCGCCCGACGTGAAGTCCTGGTCCGGCTACCTGCCGAACCCCTTCCGCGTCCTCGACGGAACTCAGTTGCGATGGACAGCGGCAGCGGCGACCGTCACCAGCGCGACCTTCGTTTTCAGTCCCGTCGCGATGACAGTCATCATGGGCGAAGCGGTCGGCGCGCGGATCAAGCACGCCTATCATCGCCTGACCACGGTCCTGTCCGTTCGCAACGGCGTGACGGAATCGACCTACATCGCCGAGGCGATGATTCCGCTCATCGCGTTCGGCCTGCCTTTGAGCCCCGTAGCGGCCGGACCAGCCGCGCCGCTTTTCAACGCTCCGCCGCGCTTCACGGTGGATACGGCGAGCGGGCAGGTCGAGAACCTCCACACGTTGATGACCCCTTGGGAGTTCCTCGGATACGGCCTACTGGCGGTCGCGCTTGCAGGCCTTATCGCCTATCCCTTCGCGATGAACTACGCGCGCAATGCCGCGGCCTTCGTGGCGCGCCGGATCAGTCACGAAGCCATTATCGCAACGTTCGTCGGTCTCGTCCTCGTGATTGGCGGCTGGGAGGGCGGCATGCTCGGCGTCCTTGTGATCGTGACGGTCGGCCTGGTCGGCGGACTCCTGTACCGGATCATCGGTTTCAACACGGGCGTCCAGTTCATGGGTTTCTACGCCGCGATTCTGACGGTCCCTGCCCTGCTCGGCCTCTTCTGA
- a CDS encoding M23 family metallopeptidase, giving the protein MRPLIGDEPPLIADRRRRPDRRQVSARWLAGTLLTGLTSTALMGIALSAAHDGRTHMASPAARVVAAAAAAAPPGQFLEKGERVFATAIPMPRSRRTIEVSTVTVEGEREVIRSQPFAYASMLLAARQAPSADYPAFDPLAVFSQDEEDEPATAPVDAGQIYGGRVEPDVALSMEPFDFADAEKDTVDDIGTFEAEKLVRATAGRLDRQPIQVAAFRSFDPGRFDSISDATSGYVPGSAFRVVQENVSVAQSDGIDATRERYFEEIVPFREERGIAEALAESGYDAADVEQGAAALAGFLKRDTLEAGEVLRVGLKGVGEAETIVRLSAYKGERHLKTAAARSDGTFVEGPEPALSRSVAEAFDENAVEAPLRANMPTVYDGIWQAALAHGLNDRLSQRLIRLLAADVDFQSRLSATDRLTVLYSLEPGRENASAESELLFVEAAFGDTRKRFYRFFSEEDDSVDYYDEEGRSTRQFLLRNPVPTGRFTSNFGERRHPVLGYKRMHWGVDWAAPRGTPILASGGGVVKQAGWSSGYGRQTIIQHANGYETSYSHQNSIAKGVTVGARVRQGQVIGTVGSTGLSTGNHLHYEVSVNGKRVDPLRIRLPEGRALQGDELALFQRERERIDALMDDAGEDVRIAGRQ; this is encoded by the coding sequence GTGAGACCCCTCATTGGCGACGAGCCGCCGCTGATCGCAGACCGCAGGCGCCGGCCGGACCGGCGTCAGGTCTCCGCGCGTTGGCTGGCCGGCACGCTTCTGACGGGTCTGACCTCGACGGCTCTCATGGGCATCGCGCTCTCTGCGGCACATGATGGGCGCACCCACATGGCCAGCCCAGCCGCGCGCGTCGTCGCCGCTGCCGCAGCAGCCGCCCCTCCCGGCCAGTTTCTCGAAAAGGGAGAGCGCGTCTTCGCGACCGCCATCCCCATGCCGCGCTCGCGGCGCACGATCGAGGTGTCGACGGTGACGGTGGAGGGCGAGCGCGAGGTCATCCGCAGCCAGCCCTTCGCCTATGCCTCGATGCTTCTGGCCGCCCGCCAGGCGCCGAGCGCCGACTATCCCGCCTTCGATCCACTCGCCGTCTTCTCGCAAGACGAGGAGGACGAACCGGCGACGGCTCCTGTCGATGCCGGGCAGATCTACGGCGGTCGTGTCGAGCCGGACGTCGCGCTGTCGATGGAGCCATTCGACTTCGCGGATGCCGAGAAGGATACCGTGGACGACATCGGCACCTTCGAGGCCGAGAAGCTGGTGAGGGCGACGGCCGGGCGGCTCGACCGCCAGCCGATCCAGGTCGCGGCGTTCCGCTCCTTCGATCCCGGCCGCTTCGATTCGATCAGCGATGCGACGAGCGGATACGTCCCCGGTTCGGCCTTCCGCGTCGTGCAGGAGAACGTTTCGGTCGCGCAATCCGACGGCATCGACGCAACGCGCGAGCGCTATTTCGAGGAGATCGTGCCCTTCCGCGAGGAGCGCGGTATCGCCGAAGCCCTTGCTGAGAGCGGCTACGACGCGGCCGATGTCGAGCAAGGGGCCGCAGCCCTCGCGGGCTTCCTCAAGCGCGACACGCTGGAGGCGGGCGAAGTGCTGCGTGTGGGGCTCAAGGGCGTCGGCGAGGCCGAGACGATCGTGCGCCTCTCCGCCTACAAGGGCGAGCGGCACCTGAAGACGGCCGCCGCGCGCTCGGATGGCACCTTCGTGGAGGGGCCCGAGCCCGCGCTCAGCCGCTCCGTGGCGGAGGCCTTCGACGAGAACGCGGTGGAGGCGCCGCTTCGCGCCAACATGCCCACCGTCTATGATGGGATTTGGCAGGCTGCGCTCGCCCACGGACTGAACGACCGCCTCAGTCAACGGCTGATCCGCCTCTTGGCGGCCGATGTCGATTTCCAGTCGCGACTGTCCGCCACCGATCGTCTGACGGTCCTCTACTCGCTGGAGCCCGGCCGCGAGAACGCGAGCGCGGAATCCGAACTCCTCTTCGTCGAAGCTGCCTTCGGCGACACGCGCAAGCGCTTCTATCGCTTCTTCTCCGAAGAGGACGACAGCGTCGACTATTACGACGAGGAAGGGCGCTCGACGCGCCAGTTCCTGTTGCGCAATCCCGTGCCGACCGGCCGCTTCACGTCGAATTTCGGCGAGCGGCGCCATCCCGTCCTCGGCTACAAGCGCATGCACTGGGGCGTCGACTGGGCGGCGCCGCGCGGCACCCCGATCCTGGCGTCGGGCGGCGGCGTGGTGAAGCAGGCGGGCTGGTCGAGCGGCTACGGGCGCCAGACCATCATCCAGCACGCCAACGGCTACGAGACCTCCTATTCGCACCAGAACTCGATAGCCAAAGGGGTGACGGTGGGTGCGCGCGTGCGGCAGGGACAGGTCATTGGCACCGTCGGCTCGACCGGTCTGTCGACCGGCAACCATTTGCACTACGAGGTTTCAGTCAACGGAAAGCGCGTCGACCCGCTGCGCATCCGCCTGCCGGAAGGTCGCGCCCTGCAGGGCGACGAGCTCGCCCTCTTCCAGCGCGAGCGCGAGCGCATCGATGCCTTGATGGACGACGCCGGCGAGGATGTGCGCATCGCCGGACGCCAGTAG
- a CDS encoding extensin family protein yields the protein MRAADELGCDGTRQAGHARRHGRVHRVAFPMAGEGRGVRILVAAVAALMVGTAPGHAQSLGERFERIFGPPVSQDGASPARRQQRAQAPSRPSTPPPAPSNVPLPQERPENAGATSEEPEEPAAAQPDDGQVPLADDDAVETLETGEETPSQIEAEEPSSEAADEPAPDNAVQDAASAPPETPDGVPTPAPADRPADDPDADYDGETSRDVDARPQDADEEAAPEAEQEAGAGSHESEPAAPGGEADEARNDDPPASEPELEPEPTPAYVSPEKARTVPEPAAPEVEPAGVTPDASVEAAAAVDDAMECEEELRARGAEFTVGPSVAEGACGVLRPIQLTRFSAGTAMAPETQMLCRTALALDIWVSEALVPAAREHLDEAAPATLRHASTYVCRDRASENGLSEHGKGSAVDIGALEWEGRAPIVIEAQEAGSPEDEFLADIRRAACGPFRTVLGPGTDADHAEHFHFDIAARSNGSLYCR from the coding sequence TTGCGTGCGGCTGACGAACTGGGATGCGACGGAACTCGCCAAGCTGGTCACGCCCGGCGTCACGGTCGAGTTCATCGAGTAGCATTCCCGATGGCCGGGGAGGGCAGGGGTGTGCGTATTTTGGTGGCGGCTGTTGCCGCTCTGATGGTCGGCACCGCGCCCGGCCATGCTCAATCGCTCGGTGAGCGCTTCGAACGCATTTTCGGCCCGCCCGTCTCGCAGGACGGCGCGTCGCCGGCGCGTCGCCAGCAGCGTGCTCAAGCGCCTTCAAGGCCCAGCACGCCACCACCGGCGCCAAGCAACGTGCCGCTGCCGCAGGAGCGACCCGAGAACGCCGGGGCGACGAGTGAAGAGCCGGAGGAGCCTGCCGCCGCCCAGCCTGACGATGGCCAGGTGCCGCTCGCGGACGACGACGCCGTGGAAACGCTCGAGACAGGCGAGGAGACGCCATCACAGATCGAGGCCGAGGAACCTTCTTCCGAAGCCGCGGATGAGCCCGCGCCCGATAATGCAGTTCAGGACGCGGCCAGCGCTCCGCCCGAGACGCCGGATGGGGTGCCGACGCCGGCACCGGCTGATCGCCCGGCAGACGATCCCGATGCGGATTATGACGGCGAAACGTCGCGAGACGTCGACGCCCGTCCGCAGGACGCAGACGAGGAGGCTGCGCCGGAGGCGGAGCAGGAGGCAGGGGCGGGTTCGCACGAGAGCGAGCCTGCAGCGCCCGGCGGCGAAGCCGACGAAGCGCGCAATGACGATCCGCCGGCCAGTGAGCCCGAGCTGGAGCCCGAGCCGACGCCTGCCTATGTCTCCCCCGAAAAGGCCCGCACCGTGCCGGAGCCGGCAGCGCCTGAGGTCGAGCCCGCCGGCGTGACACCGGACGCAAGTGTGGAGGCGGCCGCGGCGGTCGATGACGCGATGGAATGCGAGGAGGAACTGCGTGCGCGCGGCGCCGAATTCACCGTGGGCCCGAGTGTTGCCGAAGGCGCCTGCGGCGTTCTGCGACCGATCCAGCTGACTCGCTTCTCGGCCGGCACCGCGATGGCCCCGGAAACGCAGATGCTCTGCCGAACCGCGCTTGCGCTCGACATCTGGGTCAGCGAGGCGCTGGTGCCGGCGGCGCGGGAACATCTGGACGAAGCGGCGCCGGCGACCCTGCGGCACGCTTCGACCTATGTCTGCCGGGACCGGGCGAGCGAGAACGGGCTTTCGGAGCACGGGAAGGGGAGTGCGGTCGACATCGGCGCCCTCGAATGGGAGGGCCGCGCGCCCATCGTCATCGAGGCGCAAGAGGCCGGTTCGCCCGAAGACGAGTTCCTCGCAGACATCCGCCGCGCGGCCTGCGGTCCGTTCCGGACCGTGCTCGGCCCCGGCACGGACGCCGATCATGCGGAGCATTTCCACTTCGACATCGCGGCGCGCTCCAACGGCTCGCTTTATTGCCGCTAA
- a CDS encoding L,D-transpeptidase family protein, with protein sequence MKRATLSGILTAVIAACALPAAAQFYEPYDRGPVYEDRGFYDGTESFVDEYGRIVTVDAYGRVVSIEERGGQPQGQGGAIVLNGPPPPGAVLEGRAGPGGTPVYDARQDPYRPNWGGPATQGAVEASPLPGPGAGDPWNNTPDFGTDPYATGSIGPQVPGDGVEQRQSDPAPAILGPTGPDSKAAVAAFQVILDRAGASPGVIDGRMGSNVNKAVAAYQEMTGRSIDFSDPQVLLEELDATGGPAVMSYTITNEDVGGPYVASIPSDYGEKALLSHMSFERVSEMLAERFHMDEQYLREINPGADFSRPGTILKVMNTGSNVTTKVTRIEADKGRTQVRAYDEAGNLVAAYPATIGSTSTPSPTGVVEVSRIAIDPNYTYNPKINFQQGENTGILTIPPGPNGPVGTVWIALSKPTYGIHGTPEPSQIGKTNSYGCVRLTNWDATELAKLVTPGVTVEFIE encoded by the coding sequence ATGAAGCGGGCGACGCTCTCGGGCATCTTGACGGCCGTAATCGCCGCTTGCGCTCTGCCGGCGGCCGCGCAGTTCTACGAACCTTATGATCGTGGTCCGGTCTACGAAGACCGGGGCTTCTACGACGGCACCGAAAGCTTCGTCGATGAATACGGGCGCATCGTCACGGTAGACGCTTATGGCCGCGTCGTCTCGATCGAGGAACGGGGCGGCCAGCCGCAAGGTCAGGGCGGCGCGATCGTCCTGAACGGACCGCCGCCGCCGGGTGCCGTGCTCGAGGGCCGGGCGGGACCTGGCGGGACGCCCGTGTACGACGCGCGACAGGACCCATACCGGCCGAATTGGGGTGGGCCCGCGACCCAAGGTGCCGTCGAGGCGAGCCCGCTGCCGGGTCCCGGTGCCGGCGACCCCTGGAACAACACCCCCGACTTCGGCACCGATCCTTACGCCACCGGCTCGATCGGCCCGCAGGTGCCGGGCGACGGCGTGGAGCAGCGGCAGAGCGATCCGGCTCCGGCCATCCTAGGGCCTACGGGACCCGACTCCAAGGCTGCGGTCGCGGCTTTTCAAGTGATCCTCGATCGCGCCGGCGCCTCGCCGGGTGTCATCGACGGGCGCATGGGCTCCAACGTCAATAAGGCCGTGGCAGCCTATCAGGAGATGACCGGGCGGAGCATCGACTTCTCGGACCCGCAGGTGCTTCTCGAGGAACTCGACGCGACTGGCGGCCCGGCCGTCATGTCCTACACGATCACCAACGAGGACGTCGGCGGGCCTTACGTCGCCTCGATCCCGAGCGACTACGGCGAGAAGGCGCTCCTCTCGCACATGTCCTTCGAGCGTGTCTCGGAAATGCTGGCCGAGCGCTTCCACATGGACGAGCAATATCTGCGCGAGATCAATCCGGGCGCGGATTTCTCACGTCCCGGCACGATCCTGAAGGTGATGAACACCGGCTCGAACGTGACCACCAAGGTCACGCGCATCGAGGCCGACAAGGGACGCACGCAAGTGCGTGCCTACGACGAGGCGGGCAACCTCGTCGCCGCCTATCCCGCCACCATCGGCTCGACGTCGACGCCATCGCCGACCGGCGTGGTCGAGGTGAGCCGTATCGCGATCGATCCGAACTACACCTACAATCCCAAGATCAACTTCCAGCAGGGCGAGAACACCGGCATCCTGACGATCCCGCCTGGCCCGAACGGCCCTGTCGGCACGGTCTGGATCGCTCTGTCCAAACCCACCTACGGCATTCACGGCACGCCGGAACCTTCGCAGATCGGCAAGACGAACAGCTATGGTTGCGTGCGGCTGACGAACTGGGATGCGACGGAACTCGCCAAGCTGGTCACGCCCGGCGTCACGGTCGAGTTCATCGAGTAG
- a CDS encoding translation initiation factor 2 — protein MYRTLLPLLYAASLSACGTISRGTGDEVAIDVEPRNATVRTSLGPACVGPCKVRAPRSADFSVTASARGYETQTVEVKRRVSLAGAGSVARNALGGPTVVGVGVDLYTGAAYDHVPNPVVIRLRPEEETSGFVGPRRRPPDEVSRPPLSAQPATTPAS, from the coding sequence ATGTATCGCACCCTTCTTCCCCTTCTCTACGCGGCGTCCCTGAGCGCCTGCGGCACGATCTCGCGCGGCACCGGCGATGAGGTGGCGATCGATGTCGAGCCGCGCAACGCGACCGTTCGCACAAGCCTCGGCCCGGCCTGCGTCGGGCCCTGCAAGGTTCGCGCACCGCGCAGCGCCGACTTCTCCGTCACGGCCTCAGCGCGCGGTTACGAGACGCAGACAGTGGAGGTGAAGCGGCGCGTCAGCCTCGCCGGTGCGGGCAGTGTCGCGCGCAACGCGCTTGGTGGCCCAACGGTCGTCGGTGTCGGCGTCGATCTCTACACGGGCGCGGCATACGACCACGTTCCGAACCCGGTCGTGATCCGCTTGCGACCGGAAGAGGAGACTTCCGGTTTCGTCGGCCCGCGCCGCCGGCCGCCGGACGAAGTTTCACGGCCGCCGCTTTCTGCACAGCCGGCGACAACTCCGGCCTCCTGA
- a CDS encoding PRC-barrel domain-containing protein: protein MSSTLGTSMQDPVQIGADAIEASRVNGTKVYNTDGDSLGHIHDVVIGKRDGHVKYAIMSFGGFLGIGEEYHPLPWNILKYDERQGGYVVGLTVEQLQGAPRYAERDRPNWEDEAYGRRVNDYYGVGYY, encoded by the coding sequence ATGTCTTCGACCTTGGGCACCAGCATGCAGGATCCCGTGCAGATCGGCGCGGACGCCATCGAGGCCAGCCGCGTCAACGGCACGAAGGTCTACAACACCGACGGCGACAGCCTCGGCCATATTCACGACGTCGTCATCGGCAAGCGCGACGGACATGTGAAATACGCGATCATGTCCTTCGGCGGCTTCCTCGGGATCGGCGAAGAGTATCACCCGCTCCCGTGGAACATTCTGAAGTACGACGAGCGACAGGGTGGCTACGTCGTCGGTCTGACCGTTGAGCAACTCCAGGGTGCGCCGCGCTACGCCGAGCGAGACCGGCCAAACTGGGAAGACGAGGCCTACGGCCGCCGCGTGAACGACTATTACGGCGTCGGCTACTACTGA